Proteins encoded by one window of Nyctibius grandis isolate bNycGra1 chromosome 15, bNycGra1.pri, whole genome shotgun sequence:
- the WFIKKN2 gene encoding WAP, Kazal, immunoglobulin, Kunitz and NTR domain-containing protein 2, protein MLLVLFTRWMWILLGKSSVLLLLEVSLKGRALPPIRYSHAGICPNDMNPNLWVDAQSTCKRECEADLECETFEKCCPNVCGTKSCVAARYMDVKGKKGPVGMPKEATCDRFMCIQQGSECDIWDGQPVCKCKDRCEKEPSFTCASDGLTYYNKCYMDAEACIKGITLNVVTCRYHLTWPNTSPIPPETTARPTTAYSETTVIDILPPALVNNPVHQSVYVGETVSFLCDVTGRPKPEITWEKQVDGKDKVIMKPNHVRGNVVVTNIAQLVIYNTQLQDAGIYTCTAKNSGGLLRADFPLSVIKGEPTSKEASQNKTHFPTDECLKQPDSEDCGEEQTRWYYDAKKNNCFTFIYGNCNSNLNHFETYENCMLTCMNGPINICNLPALQGHCKAYEPRWAYNSLTKQCQSFIYGGCGGNENNFESREACEEMCPFPKNTHCKACKPRQKLVTSFCKSDFVILGRITELTEDQDSGHALVTVEEILKDEKMGLKFLGKEPLEITLLNMDWSCPCPNMTTVDGQLIIMGDVHNGMAVLQPDSFVGTSSIRRVRKLREVIHKKTCELLKEFLGLH, encoded by the exons ATGTTGTTGGTGCTGTTCACTCGGTGGATGTGGATCTTGCTGGGGAAGAGCAGCGTCCTGTTGCTTCTGGAGGTCTCTCTGAAAGGGAGAGCTCTACCTCCAATCCGCTATTCCCACGCTGGGATATGCCCCAATGACATGAACCCCAACCTGTGGGTAGACGCGCAGAGCACTTGCAAGAGAGAGTGCGAAGCTGATCTG GAGTGCGAGACCTTTGAGAAGTGCTGCCCCAATGTCTGTGGAACAAAGAGTTGCGTGGCAGCGCGGTACATGGAtgtcaaggggaaaaaagggccGGTGGGAATGCCCAAAGAGGCAACCTGTGACCGTTTCATGTGCATCCAGCAAGGCTCAGAGTGCGACATCTGGGACGGGCAACCCGTCTGCAAGTGCAAGGACAGGTGTGAGAAGGAGCCGAGCTTCACCTGTGCCTCTGACGGGCTCACCTACTACAACAAGTGCTACATGGATGCAGAAGCTTGCATCAAAGGCATTACACTGAATGTAGTCACCTGTAGGTACCATCTTACCTGGCCAAACACCAGCCCTATCCCACCAGAAACAACAGCTCGCCCTACTACTGCCTATTCCGAGACAACGGTCATTGATATCTTGCCACCTGCTCTAGTGAACAACCCCGTCCATCAGTCAGTCTATGTGGGAGAGACCGTCAGCTTCCTCTGTGATGTTACCGGGAGGCCTAAGCCAGAAATCACATGGGAGAAGCAGGTCGATGGGAAAGACAAAGTCATTATGAAGCCAAATCATGTCAGAGGCAATGTCGTGGTCACCAACATCGCCCAGCTGGTCATCTATAACACCCAGCTCCAAGACGCAGGCATCTACACCTGCACTGCCAAAAACAGCGGTGGCCTTCTCAGGGCTGATTTCCCTTTGTCAGTCATCAAAGGAGAACCCACATCCAAAGAAGCTTCCCAAAACAAAACGCATTTTCCAACCGATGAGTGCCTGAAGCAACCAGACAGCGAAGACTGTGGGGAAGAGCAGACCAGGTGGTACTAcgatgcaaagaaaaacaactgctttACTTTCATCTATGGAAACTGTAACAGCAACCTCAACCACTTTGAGACCTACGAGAACTGTATGTTAACGTGCATGAATGGCCCAATCAACATTTGCAACCTGCCAGCCCTCCAAGGCCACTGCAAAGCCTATGAGCCCAGATGGGCCTATAACAGCTTGACAAAGCAGTGCCAGTCCTTCATTTATGGTGGGTGTGGAGGCAATGAGAACAACTTTGAGAGCCGGGAGGCCTGCGAAGAGATGTGCCCATTCCCGAAGAACACGCACTGCAAAGCTTGCAAACCACGCCAGAAGTTGGTGACAAGCTTCTGCAAAAGCGACTTTGTTATCCTGGGCCGTATAACAGAGCTGACCGAAGACCAAGACTCGGGACATGCCCTGGTGACAGTGGAGGAGATtctcaaagatgaaaaaatgggATTAAAATTCCTGGGGAAGGAACCACTAGAAATCACACTTTTGAACATGGACTGGAGCTGCCCATGTCCCAACATGACCACAGTGGATGGCCAGCTCATCATCATGGGAGACGTCCACAACGGCATGGCTGTCCTACAGCCAGACAGCTTTGTGGGGACCTCCAGCATCCGGCGCGTGCGGAAACTCCGCGAAGTCATCCACAAGAAAACCTGTGAGCTTTTGAAAGAGTTCCTGGGATTGCATTAA